CAACCTGCTGGTTATGTAATTCCCTTAGGTAATATTTAAGGTGTCCGCCGCACGATTTCAGCAGCTTATTCCGGCTGCGGACCCCCTTCGATGAAAACAATGGCTACCCGGATCGCGTCCCTCAGCGTGGGCGCGAAGATCGCCGCGATCATGGCCGTTTTGATGCTGCCTATCGGGCATTTTGCTTTGCTGATCGGACAGGCTGTTCAGAAGGACGTTGCGTTCTCATCGCTTGAGCTTGAAGGCGCCAAGGCGGTCAGGGACGTTTGGGCTGGTTTGGCGGAAGCGGCCCGACCGGACAGTAGCCTCACGCCCGCTGCTTTGGAAGCCGTGAAGCGGGCCGAGACCGTTTCGGGTCGATTTTCCGCGACGGCAGCGGTTGAGGCATTCCGGCAGGCGCTTGCCAACCCGCAGGATCGCGAGGCTGCCATGGACCGCGGTCAGGTTGCCATCCAGAAGATCGCCGACGGCTCCAATCTGACTCTCGATCCCGAGGTCACGACCTACTACCTGATGGACGCTGCGACCGTCAGGCTTCCCGAGATCGTCGTGGCGCGGGCGCTGATGGAGCAGAGCTACCAGGCGTTCGTCGGTGTTGGCCGGGAAGTGTCGATGACCGAGTACGAGGCGTTCATTCAAGCCTCGACGCGCTTCGATATGGGACTTTCAGCTCTGCGTTCGTCAATCAAGTCAGCACAGGATAGTCGGCAGGACCTTGGCTCCACACTTGGCGAGCAACTGGCAACCTTCAATGCTGCCGCTGACCGCCTGTCGTCGCTGACTACCACTCTTCGGAAAGTGATCGCCAGCAACCTTCCCAGTCCGCTGAAGCCCGCTGAATTCGACGCCGCCGAGGCAGCTTTCGCTGCAAGATCGGATGCTCTCTGGCAGGCTGTCGAGAGCAATCTCGTCAGCCTTCTCGATCAGCGCATTGAAGGTCTGAAATCAAAGGCGTTCATTGAGTTTGCATTGGCGCTTCTCGGCGTACTCGTGGCCATGGGCATCGCACTGAGCTTTGTCAGGTCGATCCGCAATCCGATTGCGGATCTGATCAAAACGATGCGCCGGTTCCAGAAGAACGACTTCTCCGAGCCCGTTCCGCATCTGAACCTCGCCAACGAGATTGGCGAGATCGCGCGCGCCCTGGATCGAGGCAAGCACGAGGCCGAGGCCAGCGCGCTGACAATCGCGGCGATGAACCAGTCGCCGACCATGCTGATGATCACCGACCCGGACGAGAACATCACCTTCCTCAGCGCGTCCCTGGTCGAGATGCTGATGAGAATGGAGCCCGTTTTCCGTGCCGTGAAGGGCGACTTCGCTGTTGAGAAAATGGTCGGTCAGCATCTCGACTACTACCGCACCAACCCCAATCTCTCCAGGAAACTGCTGATCGACAATGGCGATATCCGGAAGGTCCGCTACGACATCGACAACGAGACCATCCTGGTCGACATGGCCTACATCCGCGCCGACGATGGCTCGACGATTGGCCACACGCTCGTCTGGCGCAACGTGACAGCCGAGCTCCTGGGTCAGGCCGAAGTCGCGGCCGTCGTTGGCGCCGCCCAGAACGGCGACTTCTCGGCGAGGCTGCCGCTTGACAACAAGGAGGGGTTCGTTCGCGAAATCGCCGTTGGCCTCAACAACGTCTCAGCTCTGGTGGAGAAGGCGACGACGGAATTTGCTGAAGTCATGGACGCTGTCGCCGGAGCCGACCTGACTCATACGGTCCAGGGCGATTATCGTGGTGTGCTCGGCGCCCTTAAAAGCAGCATCAACGGGACCGTTCAGCGTCTGGCCGAGACAGTCCAGACCATACAGTTGACCTCTGCTGATGTCGGGCTCGCGGCGCGCGAGATCAACATGGGCGCCGACGATCTCTCGAAGCGCACGGAAGAGCAGGCCTCGAGCCTGGAAGAGACCGCCGCGACCACCGAAGAGCTCGCGGCCTCGGTGAAGGCCTCGGCCCAGGCCTCGCGCCAGGCGGCTTCGATCGCGAACGAAGCGATGGAGGCGGCCCAGACTGGCGGCACCATCGCCGGCCAGGCTGTGGACGCCATGGCCCGCATCGAGGGCGCATCGACCAAGATCTCCGACATCATCCGGGTGATCGACGACATCGCCTTCCAGACCAACCTGCTCGCGCTCAACGCGGCGGTGGAAGCGGCCCGCGCCGGCGATGCCGGCAAGGGTTTTGCGGTCGTGGCCTCTGAAGTCCGGACGCTCGCCCAGCGCTCCAGCGAGGCGGCCAAGGACATCTCGGCGCTGATCTCGTCCTCCAACAGCGAGGTCGGCGAAGGCGTCAAGCTCGTCCGTCAGGCGGGCGAGCAGCTCAGCCAGATTCTCTCCGCCTCGAAGAAGGTCGCCGCCACCATCGCCGACATCTCGGCGGCGTCGGGCGAGCAGGCCAACGGCATCGACGAGATGAGCCAGGCTGTCGCCCATCTCGACGAGATGACCCAGCAGAATGCGGCACTGGCCGAGCAGAGCGCAGCCTCGGCCGGCTCGCTCTCCAACCGCATCGGCCAGCTCAACGACCTCGTGGCGGCGTTCAGGACCGGGCCCGACGGCGCTTCCGCCGGCCATGGCGCGATGTCGGCCTCGACCGAGCCCGCCCGCCTGCGCCAGCTCGCGGAAACAGCCTTCGCACGAACCCCGGCCCGGACCGCGGCGCCGCGGCCTGCTCCGGCCAAGGCCGCCGCACCCGCGCCGGCCCCGGCGAAGAAGGTCGCCAACAGCCGCGCCGGCGACTCCGGCTGGGAAGAGTTCTGAGCCACGCTGAAAGGCTCCAAGAGAGTCTCTCGGTTTGTCGCCCAACGCAGGCACTGCCGACTTGGCAGCGTGGCTCTTTTCCCAGGACTGAATGATGCTATCCGTAGCCCCACTCGGATTCTCGGTGATCAGAAGCCCACTGTTGCCGGAAATCGCAGAGGGTATCGCGTCGATGCCACCCGATCAGGCATTCAGGGTGATGGTACGCATCATCTCGTCCATGATTGCCGGCGTTGCACTTTGCGCAGCCAAGCGCCCTCCCGGGCACCCAGTCAGACGTTGTGCGACAGAACTCGTAAAAGTGCTGCCTGCCCTCGGCGAGCGTCCTGAAGACTGCCGGCTGGAGCAGCTTTACCAAGTGGCAGAGGAGGTCGGGGCCCAGATTTGGCACCTAATCGCGTTTCAGCCTGATCGGAAGCTCAAAGCCGATTTGGAAGCCCTCGTCTCGTCGATCTGCCGACCGGCCACTCAGGTATCCGACCGCCCGGCAGCAGACGCTCCAGAGGTCGGCTAACGTCCAAAAGTATGCGCTGCCCTAAAGCGGACATTCCAAATGTCGGCTAAGGGGCCAAATGCGAACCCCGCTGCCACAGCGACCGCGCAGCGACGCCGGCCTTCATACCGACGTGGTTTGAAGCGTCGGCTTTCGGATCGACTTCGATTGGCTGCCTGTGAGCGCAAAGCCAATCCCATCCGCACCCCTAGCTCAGGCACCAAACCACGAGCTGGTCGACGTCACGCAGACCGACCACATCACCGCTGACGTTGCCCCCTGAAGCCCTCGGCTCGAATTGGACTCCGTCGAAATGCGACGGAGATGAAGAAGCGAATTGATCTGCGGGGAAACCAGGGGCGGTTCACAACACCCAACAATGATTTCCAACACTTGCCGGCATCCTGTAATGATTGGGACTAGGCTGCTTCTTCGGGAGACATACCATGCGCGTTGGCCTGGTCGTATATATGCTTGCCGCTGCGATATGCGGTTCTGCGCTAGCCGACACCGCGGTTCCGCCGAAGGATGTTTTGGGCAGCGACCTGCCGTGGCTGAAGCGTTATGCAGGCTCGGTGATCCTCGATTTCTCACAGTCGGCATTCGATGAGGCCGATCTGGTCTCGGGACCGCTCAAGCCCAAGGACGGGCGAGACCCGGTGTCCAACAACCTGCTGCGCACCCCGGAATCCGTGACAACCTTGCAAGGGCGCAGAACGCGCTTCGTTTATCTCCTACCCGCGGGGCGCAGCCCGCTCGAAGCCACATCTGGCTATGACCAGGAGCTGCAGGCTCGTAACGGACAGACCCTGTACCAGTGCAGGGAGCAGGCTTGTGGTGGCAGCCTCGGCAGGGCTGCAGATTCGGGCGGTGGCGAGCAAGGGCTGATCCACCACGTCTTCCCACGCGATCAGGTGCCGAAAGCGCTTTATTCCGCAGGCTGGTGCGTTCTGACGGCCAGTAATGCCAACCAACGCTATCAGTTGATAAAGGCCGATGGAGCCCATGTAGCGGTCTTCGCTGCCGAGGTTAAGGCCTCCCGGGATTGCAAAAATTTTGACGGCCGCGCGATCGCTATCGTCACTGTGGTCGAAGACCGGCAACGCGAGCAGAGGATGGAGCTTGTCGACGCTCGCAAGATGGCCGGGGATATCGCCACACAAGGGCGCGCCGTTCTATACGGTGTCCAGTTTGATACCGACAAGGCCACTATCAAGCCGGAATCCCGACCGCAGATCGAGCAGATCGCGGCCTTCCTGAAAATGGGCTCGGGCACGTTCTTCGTCGTCGGCCACACGGATAATCAAGGCGCACACGAATACAACCTCGATCTGTCCAGGCGTCGAGCAGCGGCGGTTACAGAGGCTCTTATAAAAGGGCACGGCATCCAAGCCGGCCGACTGACCGGCTTCGGTGTCGGGATGCTCGCGCCGGTCGCTAGTAATGCCGAGGAACCAGGACGCAGCCGGAACCGCCGCGTCGAAATAGTCCCCCGCTGACAGGGCCACAGTGCGGGCGGGGAGTTGGATACCGACCTCGCGATCGACGAGGACGACCTGGCAAAGCGCGCGGTCGACAACTTCAGGAAGAGTGGCGCTCACCCGAGTTGATGGGTGATGCGGTTCGCTGGGAACTCTTGATTGCTGGTTTCGTTGGCCACTTTTGAGAAGATGGCCTGCGATGTTCAGACGCCCCGACCTTTGGATTTGGCTGTTGATCGCCCTGGTCGTGATCGGCAGCTGCTGTTTCCACACTAATGTGGGGCCGCCCTTGGCAATCAAGGGTTGAATGATCGAGGCCAACTGCGAAGCACGGACGCCGCGGTGTCCAGCTCCTCAGCGGAATCTGGCTCGTCGCGATCGGCTTCGCCCTGAGGCAGGCGGACAAGAGCTGGCTCGGCCTTGGCGGTATCGTCTTGGGGGCGATGTTCATGGCCACCGCGCTGCGGGTCGCATTCCCGGTTGCCGCTCTGATCCAAAGTGCGGCCGTTCCCCTGACGCTGGTCTGGTTTGTCGGGCTCGCGGTCATGCTCTGGCGTGACGGCCGAATCTGAACCCTCGTGGCCAATGCTTGCTGAGCGAGCGCAGCTTTGGCAGCGTTTTCTCAGCGGCTCGGAGATCGGCTGACGTTTTTGTACGGCACGCCGAAGAAGGCCACCCGTCGCGGAAATGCCGCTACTCTCTCGTGATCCAATTGAGCCGAAGGTGGCTGACAGCACATCAGCCTCGGTAAACGCGCTCGATCTCCCAAGCACTCTGTGGCTGGTTATGAAGGTCCCAGTAGTGACCCGCGATCATGTCGGGGTCGAATGCCGTACCCGTGGCGACCTGGCCAGCAATGGTCACTGTGGCTACGTGAATACCGTCTGGTGCGAGCTCGGGAGCCATCGCATAGACCAGGCCCCGCAGGCCTGTCTTTCCCGCTGTCAGAGAGGCAACGCCAACGCCAGAGGCGGGATAGAGCGCGAGACCACCACCAGTGAAAAGCATCGTCCCTGAGCCTCGCGCACGCATGGCCGGATAGACGCTCTGAGCACAAACGAGGGCTCCAGTGATGGCCAGCGAGAGGTCTTGCGCAAAGTCCTGCGGCGAAAGTGCCATCGTCGCCGCCTCTCGCCAGCGAGCGGCATTGTAGATCAGGACATCGGGATCGCTCGTTGCCGCCGCGACCTCCGCCAAAGCGCACTGGATTACCGACGGCTGGGAAAGATCGACCTCAAATCCGCGCGCGATTATGCCCTGGTCAGCGAAGGCGGTCACCGCCTCGTCCAACGCGGCTCTTCCGCGCGCCAACAGCGATATAGAATAGCCTTCGCTGGCGAAGCGGCGAGCCAATGCCGCTCCCATTCCTGGGCCATAGCCCGCAATGACAGCATGATTCATGATGCAAACCTGCGCGTTCGAAATTCTTTACGGCCGCTGTCGATGTCAGCGCCTGGCGAGCTCTGCGGCCACGGCGCGGGCATTGCGCTCGACGAGATCGGGAGGGGGCGCCACCTTCGGATAGCCAGGATAACGCGCCTCTGTCTTGCTGCGGATCGCTGAGAGGGCTTCTGGCGTCGGCTGTGCGGTTCCGATGGTGGCCATCACTTCGGTACGGAAGCTCTCAAGATAGGCCCGTTGTTCGTCGATCAACGCAACCATCGGCGCGGCGGAGCCATGGCCTGGCAACGCGAGGCCAACCCCTACATAGCGCTGTCTGGCGGTGGCCAGTTCTGCCAGCCATGCCGTTGTGTGGCCATCTACCAACCAGGGCGTCACGCGGTTCCCGACGAGATCAGCGGCGAATAGTATACCTTGGGCTTCTGCGTGGAGCATGGTCATCCCTACCGCCTCACAAGGGCCGAGCTGATCAACCCGCCATTCGACGTCGGCCAGCCTCAGACGTTCGCCCGGACGAAGAACGCGCGTCGGGATCGGTACTGCATCCGGCATCACCGGCCCCAAGAACCGCTTCATCTCGGCCATCATCGCCGCGCCATCGCGACGGATCGCGTCATGCGTTGTCTCACTTGCAAGCAGCGCGGCGTCCGGGAAAGCGTCACGGACCACCTGAGCGCCGCCAACATGATCAGGGTGCTCATGTGAGAGCACGATCGCTTCGACGGGAAGATTTAGGCCGCGAGCCATAGCCACGAGCTGCTGCGCCTCCACGGCCGTCCGCTGGCAATCCAGGATCACCTGTGAGCGCGGGCCGACCAGGATGTATGAATTGACGGACGCGTCGCCCGGTCGATCGAATTTCACGATACTGAGGGGACCACTGGGCTGATAGGCCTTCGCACGCACGGGAAGTGGAAGCGAAAACGCAGCGGCGCCCATCAAGAGGGCACGTCGGGTTGGCGGTGAGGTCCTCATCGACCGGACCTCACTTCAAGATCAGGGGCGTCAGGACCGGTGCCATCAGCATCTCGAATTCGAGATTGGTCGCACTGACGATGTTTTCGACGATCATTCCGTCAGTGACCCGGGCTACATGTGTCTCATCGAACAGGATGACGCGGTTCGTGGCGGCAACACCGAAGAACTCGCCTGCATGCCGTTGCCGCGAATGAAAGCGCGTCACGACACGGGCTCCGTCCTGCGAGACGAATTGGTCGATGATCTCAACCGGGCTTTCGGCCGGGAAGGCTGAGACGAACGCCGTGACGATGGCCTTGTATTCTTCTCGTCCGTCGATGGGGCCCATTGGCTTCAGGCCGGTGATGCCTTGCACTTTGGGGTGTAAGGTGGCGTCTGCAACAGTGAGATCGCCAGTACCAAGAAACTGCGTGATGAAGGGGCTGACGATCGAAGCTGGGTCGGACATATCTCACCTCCTGCTTCATCTGACTTGGCGAGCGGCGCCGTCCCCGTCTATGCCTCGATAGCGATAGTTGGTATTGCTGACAGCGATGACGCTGAACGGGATCGACCTCAACCTGCTTGTTGCGTTTGATGCGATCAGGGAAACCCGAAGCATCAGCCGGGCCGCGGCTCAGCTTGGCCTGCGGCAACCCGCTGTCAGCGGCGCGCTTGGGCGACTGAGGAAGCTCTTTGGCGATGAGCTGTTCGTGCGCGCCGGTGGCGAAATGCAACCAACACCAAAAGCGCTGCAGATCGCACCAGCGGTTGCGACGGCATTGGCTCACCTTCGCCAAGCCCTGAATCCCAGCCTCGCCTTCGATCCGCGCGGGACAGGCCAGACCTTCACGATCGCCAGTACGGACTACACCACCACGGTTCTCCTGCCCCCGTTCCTGGCCATGATGGAAACCGAGGCGCCGGAGGCGAAGTTGCGCATCGTCGGCTATGATAAGGACGACATCGGCGCGCTTATCGACCGGGGCGTTATCGATCTGGCCCTCGGCGTATTCCAGAAGCCGCCTGAGCGCTCGGTTCGTCAACGTCTCTGCCAAGAGAACTTTGTCGGTGTAGCTCGCTCGGGACATCCTGCGCTTCAGGATGGCGGAATGACGCTCGATACCTACCTTCGACAGCGGCATGCCCTGGTTTCGATCCGTCGGGATGCCGTTGGCGCAATTGACCGCGTTCTCGCAGAGCGCGGCCTCGCGAGACAGATCGTGGTGACGCTTCCCCATATGATGGCGCTGCCTGCGCTGATCGCCTCAAGCAATTTCGTTACCGCCTTGCCAGGCAGGATCGCCGCAAAACTGACCGAGGTTGGTCTCGTCAGCTTTCCACTTCCACTGCCGATGCCGGCCTGGCGAATCGAAATGCTGTGGAACCCGCAGGCTCGTAATGACCAAGCTAATGCTTGGCTTCGTAGTCGGATCACCGCCGCAGCTATGCAGCTTTGAAGCTCCGCGCCATCTCCTGACACTGGCGTCACGCCATGAACCCGACCTTCGCAAGCCGTGCGAACGTGCCCTCATTCATACGCTTTCTGTTCCAGCATACGTGTCTAAAGGCGTTGGGACGGACAAGGGGCACCGCGGTAAACGCGGCGCCCCCGACTATAGCTTAGTAGTCCATCCCGCCCGCCGGCATGGCAGGCGCCGCGTCCTTCTTCGGCAGCTCCGCGACCATCGCCTCGGTGGTGATCAGCAGGCCTGCGACCGAGGCTGCGTCCTGGATCGCCGTGCGCACGACCTTGGTCGGGTCGATGATCCCGCGCCTTGACCATGTCGCGATACTCGCCGGACTGCGCGTCATAGCCCCAGGCATAGTCCTTGGACTCGAGCAGCTTGCCGACCACGACGGCGCCGTCGTCGCCGGCATTCTCGACGATCTGGCGGGCCGGCGCCGTGATCGCCTTGCGGACGATCTCGATGCCGGTCTTCTGGTCGTCATTGCCGGCCTTCAGCCCGTCCAGCGCCTTGGCCGCGCGCAGTAGGGCAACGCCGCCACCAGGCAGGATGCCCTCTTCCACGGCCGCGCGGGTCGCGTTCAGGGCGTCATCGACGCGATCCTTCTTTTCCTTGACCTCGACTTCGGTCGCGCCGCCGACGCGGATCACCGCCACGCCGCCGGCGAGCTTGGCGAGGCGCTCCTGCAGCTTTTCACGGTCATAGTCCGAGGTGGTCTCCTCGATCTGCGCCTTGATCTGCGAAACGCGGGCATCGATCTCCTTCTTGGAGCCCGCACCGTCGACGATCGTGGTGTTCTCCTTCTCGATCCGGACCTTCTTGGCGCGGCCGAGCATGTCGAGCGTCACGTTATCCAACTTGATTCCGAGATCCTCGGAGATCGCGGTGCCGCCGGTGAGGATCGCGATGTCTTCCAGCATGGCCTTGCGGCGGTCACCGAAGCCCGGCGCCTTGACGGCTGCGATCTTAAGTCCGCCACGCAGCTTGTTGACGACGAGAGTGGCGAGCGCCTCGCCTTCGACGTCCTCGGCCACGATCAGCAGCGGCTTGCCAGTCTGCACCACCGCTTCCAGCAGCGGCAGCATGGTCTGCAGGCCCGAGAGCTTCTTCTCGTGGATCAGGATGTAGGGATCTTCCAGCTCCGCGATCATCTTTTCGGAGTTGGTGACGAAATAGGGCGAGAGATAGCCGCGGTCGAACTGCATGCCCTCGACGACGTCGAGCTCGGTCTCGGCGGTCTTGGCTTCCTCGACGGTGATGACGCCCTCATTGCCGACCTTCTTCATCGCCTCGGCGATCATCTCACCGATGGCGCGGTCGCCATTGGCCGAGATCGTGCCGACCTGCGCGACCTCTTCCGAGCCGGTGATGGTCTTGGAATGCTTGCCGAGCGACGCGGTGACAGCCTCTACGGCGAGGTCGATGCCACGCTTGAGGTCCATCGGATTGATACCGGCGGCGACCGCCTTGGCACCCTCGCGGACGATCGCCTGAGCCAGCACGGTCGCGGTCGTGGTGCCGTCGCCGGCCGCATCGTTCTGCTTGCTGGCCACCTCGCGCACCATCTGCGCGCCCATGTTCTCGAACTTGTCGGCGAGCTCGATCTCCTTGGCGACGGTGACGCCGTCCTTGGTGATGCGCGGCGCGCCGAACGACTTCTCGATCACGACATTGCGGCCCTTAGGACCGAGCGTGACCTTGACCGCATTGGCCAGTGTGTCGACGCCGCGCAGCATGCGTTCGCGGGCGTCTTGCGAAAACTTGACGTCTTTCGCAGCCATGATTCCTCACTCCTTCAGACTTGAGGGTTTCAGGTTGATGGGTTGGAGACGAAGCCTCGTCAGGCGGCCTTCTTCAGGGAGGCGGTGGCCTCGACGACACCCATGATGTCGCTCTCCTTCATGATCAGGAGATCCTCGCCGTCGATCTTCACCTCGGTGCCGGACCATTTGCCGAAGAGCACGCGGTCGCCGACCTTTACGTCGAGCGGCACGAGCTTGCCCTGCTCGTCGCGGGCGCCGGGGCCGACGGCGATGATCTCGCCCTCCTGAGGCTTCTCCTTGGCGGTGTCGGGGATGATAATCCCGCCCTTGGTCTTCTCCTCGGCGTCGATGCGCTTCACGACGACGCGGTCATGCAGTGGCCGAAACTTCATGAGTTCCTCCGTTTTCATGTCGGTCACAGGTCAAAGCAGGCGACGCCCCGGCGGCGCGGCTAAGGAACCGCGGCGCCCTGCGGCAGGTTCGCCCGCGCGATCATCTGGTTTTGCCAATTTCGCAGTTCAAGAGGGTGGCAGCACTTTTTTCGAGCGAGTGCTAAAAGACTGAAAAGGCAGCGCAAACGCAACTTTTTGGCTTGCATCCGCGTTGCAGATGCGTTGCCATCGGCGGGTTGCAACCACGGAGCAGACAGGCATGGCTTCGAGCGACTTCGCCCGCCAGATCGCGGGCTACGGACTAACCACAGCCGGCATTATCTACCGCATGCCCGACCACCCAGCGATCCTGCAGGAATATGTCTGGCAGGACTACGACCTCGCCCCCCGCTTTCCGGAACTCAACCGCTTCCTCGAGTTTTGGCAGGCAAAGCTTGACGGCAAGCTCTTCCGCGTCACGGTGAGCCACAAGGACCTAATCGGCCCCGCCGACCTGCGCGCGGTGGGCAGCGAGTTCCGGCTACAGTAGCGGGCTCGCGCCAACAGCTCAACTCGGCGCATTGCTTGGAACCGGACAGTCCGGTCGTTGTGATGCCCAGGGAGTTCAGTTCCTCCGCAGATAACACTCTTGGTCTTTCGATAAGCGCGATTGTTGAGCTCCGCCGCTGTATCGGGGGCTACTCGCCTTGACTCCGTTGTACTGTGCGCTGTTGTCTCAACCTCATCACGCGCAGGAAGCCGTCCATGCTGAAGAAGGTGCCTAATCCCATCGATCGCCATGTCGGCGCCCGAGTCCGGATGCAGCGGCTCGTCATTGGCGTTAGCCAGGACAAGCTCGGCGGCGCTTTGGGCCTGACCTTCCAGCAAGTCCAGAAATACGAGAAGGGTTCGAACCGGATCAGCGCCAGCCGGCTTCAGCAGATCGCCAACATGCTCGACGTCCCGGTGTCGTTCTTCTTTGAGGGCGCCCCGACAGGTGACGCGGCGGCCGAGAGCTTCAGCCAGCCGGGCGTCAACGCCCATGTTTCGGATTTCATGGCGAGCAGCGAGGGCGTGCAGTTGACCAAGGCGTTCGTGCGCATCAAGAGCGCGGCCGTTAGGCGCCGGATTATCGACCTG
This portion of the Bosea sp. OAE506 genome encodes:
- a CDS encoding SDR family NAD(P)-dependent oxidoreductase; amino-acid sequence: MNHAVIAGYGPGMGAALARRFASEGYSISLLARGRAALDEAVTAFADQGIIARGFEVDLSQPSVIQCALAEVAAATSDPDVLIYNAARWREAATMALSPQDFAQDLSLAITGALVCAQSVYPAMRARGSGTMLFTGGGLALYPASGVGVASLTAGKTGLRGLVYAMAPELAPDGIHVATVTIAGQVATGTAFDPDMIAGHYWDLHNQPQSAWEIERVYRG
- the groES gene encoding co-chaperone GroES; this translates as MKFRPLHDRVVVKRIDAEEKTKGGIIIPDTAKEKPQEGEIIAVGPGARDEQGKLVPLDVKVGDRVLFGKWSGTEVKIDGEDLLIMKESDIMGVVEATASLKKAA
- a CDS encoding MBL fold metallo-hydrolase, which produces MGAAAFSLPLPVRAKAYQPSGPLSIVKFDRPGDASVNSYILVGPRSQVILDCQRTAVEAQQLVAMARGLNLPVEAIVLSHEHPDHVGGAQVVRDAFPDAALLASETTHDAIRRDGAAMMAEMKRFLGPVMPDAVPIPTRVLRPGERLRLADVEWRVDQLGPCEAVGMTMLHAEAQGILFAADLVGNRVTPWLVDGHTTAWLAELATARQRYVGVGLALPGHGSAAPMVALIDEQRAYLESFRTEVMATIGTAQPTPEALSAIRSKTEARYPGYPKVAPPPDLVERNARAVAAELARR
- a CDS encoding OmpA family protein — translated: MRVGLVVYMLAAAICGSALADTAVPPKDVLGSDLPWLKRYAGSVILDFSQSAFDEADLVSGPLKPKDGRDPVSNNLLRTPESVTTLQGRRTRFVYLLPAGRSPLEATSGYDQELQARNGQTLYQCREQACGGSLGRAADSGGGEQGLIHHVFPRDQVPKALYSAGWCVLTASNANQRYQLIKADGAHVAVFAAEVKASRDCKNFDGRAIAIVTVVEDRQREQRMELVDARKMAGDIATQGRAVLYGVQFDTDKATIKPESRPQIEQIAAFLKMGSGTFFVVGHTDNQGAHEYNLDLSRRRAAAVTEALIKGHGIQAGRLTGFGVGMLAPVASNAEEPGRSRNRRVEIVPR
- a CDS encoding usg protein, whose protein sequence is MASSDFARQIAGYGLTTAGIIYRMPDHPAILQEYVWQDYDLAPRFPELNRFLEFWQAKLDGKLFRVTVSHKDLIGPADLRAVGSEFRLQ
- a CDS encoding helix-turn-helix transcriptional regulator produces the protein MLKKVPNPIDRHVGARVRMQRLVIGVSQDKLGGALGLTFQQVQKYEKGSNRISASRLQQIANMLDVPVSFFFEGAPTGDAAAESFSQPGVNAHVSDFMASSEGVQLTKAFVRIKSAAVRRRIIDLVETLGEVEDV
- a CDS encoding LysR family transcriptional regulator yields the protein MVLLTAMTLNGIDLNLLVAFDAIRETRSISRAAAQLGLRQPAVSGALGRLRKLFGDELFVRAGGEMQPTPKALQIAPAVATALAHLRQALNPSLAFDPRGTGQTFTIASTDYTTTVLLPPFLAMMETEAPEAKLRIVGYDKDDIGALIDRGVIDLALGVFQKPPERSVRQRLCQENFVGVARSGHPALQDGGMTLDTYLRQRHALVSIRRDAVGAIDRVLAERGLARQIVVTLPHMMALPALIASSNFVTALPGRIAAKLTEVGLVSFPLPLPMPAWRIEMLWNPQARNDQANAWLRSRITAAAMQL
- a CDS encoding methyl-accepting chemotaxis protein, with the protein product MKTMATRIASLSVGAKIAAIMAVLMLPIGHFALLIGQAVQKDVAFSSLELEGAKAVRDVWAGLAEAARPDSSLTPAALEAVKRAETVSGRFSATAAVEAFRQALANPQDREAAMDRGQVAIQKIADGSNLTLDPEVTTYYLMDAATVRLPEIVVARALMEQSYQAFVGVGREVSMTEYEAFIQASTRFDMGLSALRSSIKSAQDSRQDLGSTLGEQLATFNAAADRLSSLTTTLRKVIASNLPSPLKPAEFDAAEAAFAARSDALWQAVESNLVSLLDQRIEGLKSKAFIEFALALLGVLVAMGIALSFVRSIRNPIADLIKTMRRFQKNDFSEPVPHLNLANEIGEIARALDRGKHEAEASALTIAAMNQSPTMLMITDPDENITFLSASLVEMLMRMEPVFRAVKGDFAVEKMVGQHLDYYRTNPNLSRKLLIDNGDIRKVRYDIDNETILVDMAYIRADDGSTIGHTLVWRNVTAELLGQAEVAAVVGAAQNGDFSARLPLDNKEGFVREIAVGLNNVSALVEKATTEFAEVMDAVAGADLTHTVQGDYRGVLGALKSSINGTVQRLAETVQTIQLTSADVGLAAREINMGADDLSKRTEEQASSLEETAATTEELAASVKASAQASRQAASIANEAMEAAQTGGTIAGQAVDAMARIEGASTKISDIIRVIDDIAFQTNLLALNAAVEAARAGDAGKGFAVVASEVRTLAQRSSEAAKDISALISSSNSEVGEGVKLVRQAGEQLSQILSASKKVAATIADISAASGEQANGIDEMSQAVAHLDEMTQQNAALAEQSAASAGSLSNRIGQLNDLVAAFRTGPDGASAGHGAMSASTEPARLRQLAETAFARTPARTAAPRPAPAKAAAPAPAPAKKVANSRAGDSGWEEF
- a CDS encoding ester cyclase, whose product is MSDPASIVSPFITQFLGTGDLTVADATLHPKVQGITGLKPMGPIDGREEYKAIVTAFVSAFPAESPVEIIDQFVSQDGARVVTRFHSRQRHAGEFFGVAATNRVILFDETHVARVTDGMIVENIVSATNLEFEMLMAPVLTPLILK